From Coffea arabica cultivar ET-39 chromosome 10e, Coffea Arabica ET-39 HiFi, whole genome shotgun sequence, one genomic window encodes:
- the LOC140015307 gene encoding DNA-directed RNA polymerase subunit alpha-like, producing MAKAIPRVGSRKNGRISSRKSARRIPKGVIHVQASFHNTIVTVTDVRGRVVSWYSAGTCGFRGTRRGTPFAAQTAAANAIRTVVDQGMQRAEVMIKGPGLGRDAALRAIRRSGIVLTFVRDVTPMPHNGCRPPKKRQKITVSTRTLEWKCVELRTDSKRLYYGRFILSPLMKGQADTIGIAMRRALLGEIEGTCITRVKSEKFAHEYSTIAGIQESVHEILMNLKEIVFRSNLYGTCDASICVRGPGYVTAQDIVLPPYVEIVDNTQHIARLMEPINLCIRLEIERNRGYLIKTPQNFQDGSYPIDAVFMPIRNANYSIHSYGNGNEKQEILFLEIWTNGSLTPKEALHQASRNLIDLFIPFLHMEEQNSHLENNQHTVPLAPFFFHDKLDKLRKNKKKIALKSIFIDQSELPPRIYNCLKRSNIYTLLDLLNNSQEDLMKIEHFHIEDVKEILGILEKQLVIFLPKK from the exons ATGGCAAAAGCTATACCGAGAGTTGGTTCACGTAAGAACGGACGTATTAGTTCACGTAAGAGTGCGCGTAGAATACCAAAGGGAGTTATTCATGTTCAAGCAAGTTTTCATAATACCATTGTCACTGTTACAGATGTACGGGGTCGAGTGGTTTCTTGGTACTCCGCCGGTACTTGTGGATTCAGAGGTACGAGAAGAGGGACACCATTTGCTGCTCAAACCGCAGCAGCAAATGCTATTCGTACAGTAGTGGATCAAGGTATGCAACGAGCAGAAGTCATGATAAAAGGTCCCGGCCTTGGGAGAGACGCAGCGCTTCGAGCTATTCGTAGAAGTGGTATAGTATTAACTTTCGTACGAGATGTAACTCCTATGCCACATAATGGCTGTAGACCTCCCAAAAAAAGAC AGAAAATAACAGTATCTACTCGGACACTAGAGTGGAAGTGTGTTGAATTAAGAACAGACAGTAAACGTCTTTATTATGGGCGTTTTATTCTGTCTCCACTGATGAAAGGTCAAGCCGACACAATAGGCATTGCAATGCGACGAGCTTTGCTTGGAGAAATAGAAGGAACATGTATCACACGTGTAAAATCTGAGAAATTCGCACATGAATATTCTACCATAGCGGGTATTCAAGAATCGGTACATGAAATCTTAATGAATTTGAAAGAAATTGTATTCAGAAGTAATCTATATGGAACTTGTGATGCATCTATTTGTGTCAGGGGTCCTGGATATGTAACTGCTCAAGATATCGTCTTACCGCCTTATGTAGAAATCGTTGATAATACACAACATATAGCTAGATTGATGGAACCAATCAATTTGTGTATTAGATTAGAAATCGAGAGAAATCGAGGATATCTTATAAAAACGCCACAGAACTTTCAAGATGGAAGTTATCCTATAGATGCTGTATTTATGCCTATTCGAAATGCGAATTATAGTATTCATTCTTATGGGAATGGGAATGAAAAACAAGAGATACTTTTTCTCGAAATATGGACAAACGGAAGTTTAACTCCGAAAGAAGCACTTCATCAAGCCTCCCgcaatttgattgatttatttattccATTTTTACATATGGAAGAACAAAACTCACATTTAGAGAACAATCAACACACGGTTCCTTTAgctccttttttctttcatgATAAATTGGATAAActcagaaaaaacaaaaaaaaaatagcattaAAATCGATTTTTATTGACCAATCAGAATTGCCCCCAAGGATCTACAATTGCCTCAAAAGGTCcaatatatatacattattGGACCTTTTGAATAATAGTCAAGAAGATCTTATGAAAATTGAACATTTCCACATAGAAGATGTAAAAGAGATATTGGGCATTCTCGAAAAACAGTTGGTAATTTTTTTACCGAAAAAATAA